From the Deinococcus carri genome, one window contains:
- a CDS encoding NUDIX domain-containing protein yields the protein MSYLSELRALWGSAPLVSVGVSVLIQDEQGRVLLQQRGDDGLWGVLGGGLEPGETFLEAAHRELREETGLTCPNIAPLPLEEGLVSGPEFYHRYPNGHEIYLVGLRTHGTLPAAALAGAQPDDSGETLALAWFALDDLPPLNSNINRVSMNVLRARVGLPPLPLLPVPDAPPVGNHLLALRRRVGPRPLFAPGANVLVTDEAGQLLLLRHGGAGGWTLPGGSLEPGESLAECARRELFEETGLEADHLEPLRLYAGAKYRFTYPHGDVIDNVSVLYRAHGVTGRLTLPPDEIHGAAWFAPGNLPPEADLSGPLLQAMVAQWRDGEGRSVAAPASS from the coding sequence ATGTCCTACCTGTCCGAACTGCGCGCCCTGTGGGGAAGCGCGCCCCTGGTTTCTGTCGGTGTGAGCGTCCTGATTCAGGACGAACAGGGCCGCGTTCTTCTCCAGCAGCGGGGGGACGATGGCCTGTGGGGCGTGCTGGGCGGGGGGCTGGAGCCGGGCGAGACGTTTCTGGAAGCCGCGCACCGGGAGCTGCGGGAGGAAACGGGCCTGACCTGTCCGAACATCGCGCCCCTGCCCCTGGAGGAAGGGCTGGTGAGCGGGCCAGAGTTCTACCACCGCTACCCCAACGGCCACGAGATTTATCTGGTCGGCCTGCGGACGCACGGCACCCTGCCCGCCGCGGCGCTGGCCGGTGCCCAGCCTGACGACAGCGGCGAGACGCTGGCCCTGGCGTGGTTCGCTCTGGACGACCTGCCGCCCCTGAACAGCAACATCAACCGCGTGAGCATGAACGTTCTGCGCGCCCGCGTGGGCCTGCCGCCCCTCCCGCTGCTGCCCGTGCCGGACGCGCCGCCCGTCGGGAATCACCTGCTGGCGCTGAGGCGGCGGGTCGGCCCGCGTCCCCTCTTCGCTCCCGGCGCAAACGTGCTGGTGACGGATGAGGCGGGGCAGTTGCTGCTGCTGCGGCACGGCGGCGCTGGAGGCTGGACCCTGCCTGGCGGCAGTCTGGAACCCGGCGAGAGCCTGGCGGAGTGCGCCCGGCGCGAACTGTTCGAGGAAACGGGCCTGGAGGCCGACCACCTCGAACCGCTGCGGCTGTATGCCGGGGCCAAGTACCGCTTCACCTACCCGCACGGGGACGTGATTGACAACGTGAGCGTCCTCTACCGGGCACACGGGGTCACGGGGCGGCTGACCCTGCCCCCCGACGAGATTCACGGCGCGGCATGGTTCGCTCCGGGCAACCTCCCCCCGGAGGCTGACCTCAGCGGGCCGCTCCTCCAGGCGATGGTGGCGCAGTGGCGAGACGGCGAGGGCCGGAGCGTTGCTGCCCCGGCCTCCAGCTAA
- a CDS encoding aminotransferase class I/II-fold pyridoxal phosphate-dependent enzyme — protein sequence MTDTRATDPAWTDTDWSFETTAVQTGIPRGLGETVGIPVHQAAAFQFSTLEEAQSEFQQNSGLSYARLQNPTVRALEERLTALEGGAATVALASGQAATLTAILSVCRAGDHVVSTASVFGGTAGLLNNILPLMGISATLTSNTPEAIQAAMQPNTRLVWAETIGNPAGDVPDLAALADIAHAHGALLGIDNTWGGVGYLCRPLDFGADIVAHSLTKWAGGHGSVMGGSVTVGTRHDLSRNPIYTDGGENSVLNVRGEQALAWRQRWLGAHQMGMTLAPQNAFLLAQGLETLALRLARESETALALSQWLEAQPRVGRVSYPGLPGSAHHAMARKYLHGGFGAVLTFEVPDPAAFLSRLRVLRIAPNLGDTRTLVVHPWTTTHGRLPEAARRAAGVTPQSIRMSVGLESLEDLQADLAQALEE from the coding sequence ATGACCGACACCCGCGCCACCGACCCCGCCTGGACCGACACCGACTGGAGCTTCGAGACGACCGCCGTGCAGACCGGCATTCCGCGCGGGCTGGGCGAGACGGTCGGCATCCCGGTTCACCAGGCCGCCGCCTTCCAGTTCAGCACGCTGGAGGAGGCGCAGAGCGAGTTTCAGCAGAACTCGGGCCTCAGCTACGCCCGGCTGCAAAACCCGACCGTGCGTGCGCTGGAAGAACGCCTTACCGCGCTGGAGGGCGGCGCGGCGACCGTGGCGCTCGCCAGCGGGCAGGCGGCGACCCTCACCGCTATCCTCAGCGTGTGCCGGGCGGGGGACCACGTGGTGTCCACCGCCAGCGTATTCGGTGGAACGGCGGGCCTGCTGAACAACATCCTGCCGCTGATGGGGATTTCCGCGACCCTGACTTCGAACACGCCTGAGGCCATCCAGGCCGCCATGCAGCCCAACACCCGCCTGGTCTGGGCTGAAACCATCGGCAACCCCGCCGGGGACGTGCCCGACCTCGCCGCGCTGGCCGACATCGCCCATGCCCACGGCGCTCTGCTGGGCATCGACAACACCTGGGGCGGCGTGGGCTACCTGTGTCGCCCGCTGGACTTCGGCGCGGACATCGTGGCCCACTCGCTGACCAAGTGGGCGGGCGGCCACGGCAGCGTGATGGGCGGCAGCGTGACGGTCGGCACCCGGCACGACCTCAGCCGCAATCCCATCTACACCGACGGCGGCGAGAACAGCGTCCTGAACGTGCGCGGCGAGCAGGCTCTCGCCTGGCGGCAGCGCTGGCTGGGCGCGCACCAGATGGGCATGACGCTGGCCCCGCAAAACGCCTTCCTGCTCGCGCAGGGGCTGGAAACGCTCGCCTTGCGGCTGGCGCGGGAGAGCGAGACGGCGCTGGCGCTGTCGCAGTGGCTGGAGGCTCAGCCGCGGGTGGGGCGCGTCTCCTATCCCGGCCTTCCCGGCAGCGCGCACCATGCCATGGCGCGGAAGTACCTGCACGGCGGCTTCGGGGCGGTCCTCACCTTCGAGGTGCCGGACCCCGCCGCCTTCCTGTCCCGCCTGCGGGTGCTGCGTATCGCGCCCAACCTGGGGGACACGCGCACGCTGGTCGTTCACCCCTGGACCACCACGCATGGCCGTCTGCCCGAGGCGGCCCGCCGCGCCGCCGGGGTCACGCCCCAGAGCATCCGCATGAGCGTGGGGCTGGAGAGCCTGGAAGACTTGCAGGCGGATTTGGCTCAGGCTCTGGAGGAGTGA
- a CDS encoding class I SAM-dependent methyltransferase, producing MTPTDHTRQNARLFDAVADSYDEVGFLALAARHLLSRVAVRPGDAVLDIATGTGVVALALAEAVGTAGRVVGVDLAPGMVAAARAKAAGVPQVSFEVGDASALPFPDGGFDVVVCAAGLFFMPDMTAALCEWRRVLRPGGQLVFSVFGRGLLGELPGWWREDLAALGTKPGSPPLGRVPTPEAAADLLTGAGFRGVTADLTVLPYTLPSPEARWADITAGLEGVPLAGFAPEVVGQVRSAHLARLRAAVPNWPLTVPVPVIVARGEREG from the coding sequence ATGACCCCCACCGACCACACCCGCCAGAACGCCCGCCTCTTCGACGCGGTAGCCGACTCGTATGACGAGGTAGGCTTCCTCGCGCTCGCCGCGCGGCACCTGCTGAGCCGGGTGGCTGTCCGGCCCGGAGACGCGGTGCTGGACATCGCCACCGGCACGGGCGTCGTGGCGCTGGCCCTGGCGGAAGCGGTGGGCACGGCGGGGCGGGTGGTGGGCGTGGACCTCGCGCCGGGGATGGTGGCGGCGGCGCGGGCTAAAGCGGCGGGCGTCCCCCAGGTGAGCTTCGAGGTGGGGGACGCCTCCGCCCTGCCCTTTCCCGACGGGGGCTTTGACGTGGTGGTGTGCGCGGCGGGCCTGTTCTTCATGCCGGACATGACGGCGGCGCTGTGCGAGTGGCGGCGGGTGCTGCGTCCGGGCGGGCAACTGGTGTTCTCGGTGTTCGGGCGGGGCCTGCTGGGCGAGTTGCCGGGATGGTGGCGCGAGGACCTTGCGGCGCTGGGGACCAAGCCGGGGTCGCCACCGCTGGGCCGCGTGCCCACGCCGGAAGCGGCGGCAGACCTGCTGACCGGGGCCGGGTTCAGGGGGGTGACCGCCGACCTGACTGTCCTCCCCTACACCCTGCCCTCACCCGAAGCGCGCTGGGCCGACATCACTGCCGGGCTGGAAGGCGTGCCCCTGGCCGGATTCGCGCCGGAGGTGGTGGGACAGGTCCGGTCGGCACACCTGGCAAGGCTGCGGGCTGCTGTCCCGAACTGGCCGCTGACGGTGCCCGTGCCGGTGATTGTGGCGCGGGGGGAGCGGGAGGGGTAA
- a CDS encoding nicotinate phosphoribosyltransferase: MSLPPLDDRNLILDTDSYKSSHFLQYPRGTTRLFSYLESRGGRYPATRFFGLQYILDRYLTRRVTRENVEEARALIEAHGEPFPYEGWLRVVDVHGGRLPLEVRAVPEGTLVPLHNVLMSVTNTDPELPWLVGWFETMLMRVWYPTTVCTQSYFIREIIRAELEKTSDRAAEELPFKLHDFGSRGVSSRESAGIGGLAHLVNFQGTDTLEALRVGRNHYGADIAGFSIPAAEHSTVTSWGKEHEVDAYRNMVTTFGKPGGVYAVVSDSYDLKHAINVHWGETLRPQIVESGGTLVVRPDSGDPPAMVRLAVNALAAKFGTTTNSKGFKVLNNVRVIQGDGIDEGTIRQILQNLTIDGFSAENVAFGMGGALLQKVDRDTQKFAYKASAGVIDGEYRGIYKDPVTDPGKRSKDGVLDLVLEDGRMVTRQYRTFDTDFPGSLMRTVFRDGELLARDTLEDVRGRA, encoded by the coding sequence ATGAGCCTTCCCCCTCTCGACGACCGCAACCTGATTCTCGACACCGACTCCTACAAGAGCAGCCACTTTCTCCAGTATCCGCGTGGCACCACGCGCCTCTTCAGCTACCTGGAATCGCGCGGCGGGCGCTACCCGGCCACGCGCTTTTTCGGGTTGCAGTACATCCTCGACCGCTACCTGACGCGGCGGGTGACGCGGGAAAACGTGGAGGAGGCGCGGGCGCTCATCGAGGCGCACGGCGAACCCTTTCCCTACGAGGGCTGGCTGCGGGTGGTGGACGTGCATGGGGGCCGCCTGCCGCTGGAGGTGCGCGCGGTGCCGGAGGGGACGCTGGTGCCCCTGCACAACGTGCTGATGAGCGTGACCAACACCGACCCCGAACTGCCCTGGCTGGTGGGCTGGTTCGAGACGATGCTGATGCGGGTGTGGTACCCGACCACCGTCTGCACCCAGAGCTATTTCATCCGCGAAATCATCCGCGCCGAACTCGAAAAGACCAGCGACCGCGCCGCCGAGGAGCTGCCCTTCAAGCTGCACGACTTCGGCTCGCGGGGCGTGAGCAGCCGCGAGAGCGCGGGCATCGGCGGGCTGGCGCATCTGGTGAACTTTCAGGGCACCGACACGCTGGAAGCCCTGCGCGTGGGCCGCAACCACTACGGGGCCGACATCGCGGGCTTTTCGATTCCCGCCGCCGAACACAGCACCGTCACGAGCTGGGGCAAGGAGCACGAGGTGGACGCCTACCGTAACATGGTGACCACCTTCGGCAAGCCGGGCGGCGTGTACGCGGTGGTCAGCGACAGCTACGACCTCAAGCACGCCATCAACGTGCACTGGGGCGAGACGCTGCGCCCGCAGATTGTGGAGAGCGGCGGCACCCTGGTCGTGCGCCCCGACAGCGGCGACCCGCCCGCGATGGTGCGTCTGGCGGTGAATGCCCTGGCCGCCAAGTTCGGCACGACCACCAACAGCAAGGGCTTCAAGGTGCTGAACAACGTCCGCGTGATTCAGGGCGACGGCATCGACGAGGGGACCATCCGCCAGATTCTCCAGAACCTGACCATCGACGGCTTCTCGGCCGAGAACGTGGCCTTCGGGATGGGCGGCGCGCTGCTGCAAAAGGTGGACCGCGACACGCAGAAGTTCGCCTACAAGGCCAGCGCGGGTGTGATTGACGGCGAATACCGAGGCATCTACAAGGACCCGGTGACCGACCCCGGCAAGCGCAGCAAGGACGGCGTGCTGGACCTGGTGCTGGAGGACGGCCGCATGGTGACGCGCCAGTACCGCACCTTCGACACCGACTTTCCGGGAAGCCTGATGCGCACCGTGTTCCGAGACGGCGAACTGCTGGCGCGTGACACGCTGGAAGACGTGAGGGGGCGGGCTTAA
- a CDS encoding bifunctional nicotinamide-nucleotide adenylyltransferase/Nudix hydroxylase, with the protein MTAPRDPALTSPLPRTRRRTFGVYIGRFEPPHQAHLLVMLEALESVQKLIVVIGSARAARNTKNPFTAEERQEVITAMLREAGLARSRLLFVHVRDYFYNEGLWLSEVQRGVAEHTRGSTDVALIGHIKDESSYYLRSFPAWEFIPTHVISPLSATDVRKAYFEDRLEDVRGMVPPAVHAFLNTFRQTPEYAELRAEYDYLREYRAAWAQAPFPPVFVTADAVVTRSGHVLVVRRAGLPGRGRLAMPGGFLQPDETLLECAVRRAAEETGLSEAVHLRDRVRAEAVFDYPDRSQRGRTVTHAFHFDLGIGQLPVLRAAADAAEALWMPLSEALAQPELFFEDHHAIIEHFLMRG; encoded by the coding sequence ATGACCGCCCCGCGTGACCCGGCCCTGACCTCTCCCCTACCCCGCACCCGCAGGCGCACCTTCGGCGTGTATATCGGGCGCTTCGAGCCGCCGCACCAGGCGCACCTGCTGGTGATGCTGGAGGCGCTGGAGAGCGTGCAGAAGCTAATCGTGGTGATCGGCTCGGCCCGCGCCGCGCGCAACACCAAGAACCCCTTCACCGCCGAGGAACGGCAGGAGGTCATCACGGCAATGCTGCGGGAGGCGGGCTTGGCGCGCAGCCGCCTTCTCTTTGTGCATGTGCGCGACTACTTCTACAACGAGGGGCTGTGGCTCTCCGAGGTGCAGCGCGGCGTGGCGGAACATACGCGCGGCAGCACGGACGTGGCCCTGATCGGACACATCAAGGACGAGAGCAGCTACTACCTGCGCTCCTTTCCCGCCTGGGAGTTCATCCCGACGCACGTCATCAGCCCGCTGAGCGCGACCGACGTTCGAAAGGCCTATTTCGAGGACCGGCTGGAGGACGTGCGGGGCATGGTACCCCCCGCCGTCCACGCCTTTCTGAACACCTTCCGGCAGACGCCCGAATACGCCGAGCTGCGCGCGGAATATGACTACCTGCGCGAGTACCGCGCGGCCTGGGCGCAGGCCCCCTTTCCGCCCGTGTTCGTGACGGCGGACGCGGTGGTCACGCGCAGCGGGCACGTGCTGGTGGTGCGCCGGGCGGGGCTGCCGGGGCGCGGGCGGCTTGCCATGCCCGGCGGCTTCCTGCAACCCGACGAGACGCTGCTGGAGTGCGCCGTTCGCCGCGCCGCCGAGGAAACCGGGCTGAGCGAGGCCGTGCACCTGCGTGACCGGGTCCGCGCCGAGGCTGTCTTCGACTACCCGGACCGCAGCCAACGCGGACGCACCGTCACCCACGCCTTTCACTTCGACCTGGGGATAGGGCAACTGCCGGTGCTGAGGGCCGCGGCCGACGCCGCCGAAGCCCTCTGGATGCCGCTTTCCGAGGCCCTCGCACAGCCGGAACTGTTCTTCGAGGACCATCACGCCATCATCGAGCACTTCCTGATGCGGGGCTAG
- a CDS encoding PP2C family serine/threonine-protein phosphatase, which yields MRAAATPPLASGLLTDVGRQRRVNQDAALALDLPRGGLYAVADGMGGHAAGELAANLALDTLSQHYLDGRAAPPERLAEAVQAANLAVLRHAVGEYVGMGTTLLALIVDRGAAIVAHVGDSRAYLLREGELHRLTDDHSWVAEQVRLGHLTEEEARHHQWRSVVSNALGGEERVRLELFGLPLRAGDRLLLCSDGLSGVVADCKLLKLLLRRETPDQVARALVNAANDAGGPDNITAVIVDVLQDQRLPHYALPVRQGQGPMYVDALLSAQRGSSPLTYVLLILAYFTLLGVMLMPEYRTVIGLLGAVLLLGVVAAQRVTRARLGRSPRRPTPILAASAGREPRDSHKSS from the coding sequence ATGCGCGCTGCCGCGACGCCCCCCCTCGCTTCCGGGCTTCTGACGGATGTGGGGCGTCAGCGCCGCGTGAATCAGGATGCGGCGCTGGCGCTGGACCTGCCGCGGGGCGGGCTGTACGCGGTGGCCGACGGGATGGGGGGGCACGCCGCCGGGGAACTCGCGGCGAATCTGGCGCTCGATACCCTCAGTCAGCATTACCTCGACGGACGGGCCGCGCCGCCCGAGCGCCTGGCGGAAGCGGTGCAGGCGGCCAATCTGGCGGTGTTGCGCCACGCGGTGGGGGAGTACGTGGGGATGGGCACCACCCTGCTGGCCCTGATCGTGGACCGGGGCGCGGCCATCGTCGCGCACGTGGGGGACTCGCGGGCGTACCTGTTGCGGGAGGGCGAGCTGCACCGGCTGACCGACGACCATTCCTGGGTGGCCGAGCAGGTGCGGCTGGGCCACCTCACCGAGGAGGAGGCGCGGCATCACCAGTGGCGCAGCGTGGTGAGCAATGCCCTGGGCGGCGAGGAACGGGTGCGGCTGGAACTGTTCGGCCTGCCGCTGCGCGCGGGGGACCGGCTGCTGCTGTGCAGTGACGGGCTGAGCGGCGTGGTGGCTGACTGCAAGCTGCTGAAGCTGCTGCTGCGGCGCGAAACACCCGACCAGGTGGCACGCGCCCTGGTCAACGCGGCCAACGACGCGGGCGGCCCCGACAACATCACGGCCGTGATCGTGGACGTGCTGCAAGACCAGCGCCTGCCCCACTACGCCCTCCCGGTGCGCCAGGGCCAGGGGCCGATGTACGTGGACGCCCTGCTCAGCGCCCAGCGCGGCAGCAGCCCGCTGACCTACGTGCTGCTGATCCTGGCCTACTTCACCCTGCTCGGCGTGATGCTGATGCCCGAATACCGCACCGTCATCGGGCTGCTCGGCGCGGTGCTGCTGCTGGGCGTGGTCGCCGCGCAGCGGGTCACGCGCGCCCGCCTGGGCCGCTCGCCCCGGCGACCCACGCCCATTCTCGCCGCCTCTGCCGGACGGGAGCCGCGCGACAGCCACAAGTCCTCCTGA
- a CDS encoding RidA family protein produces the protein MKDIVETPAAPAAIGPYSQAAVFGNLVVTSGQIPLRPDGTLVEGGIEAQTRQVLENLVAVLEAAGTGLDRVVKTTVFLADMNEFAAMNAIYADYFQAPYPARSTVQVARLPRDVRVEIEVLAERH, from the coding sequence ATGAAAGACATCGTGGAAACGCCCGCCGCCCCCGCCGCCATCGGTCCCTACAGCCAGGCCGCCGTCTTCGGCAATCTGGTCGTCACCAGCGGCCAGATTCCGCTGCGGCCCGACGGCACCCTGGTGGAGGGCGGCATCGAGGCGCAGACCCGGCAGGTCCTCGAAAATCTGGTGGCCGTGCTGGAGGCCGCCGGGACGGGCCTGGACCGCGTCGTCAAGACCACCGTCTTCCTGGCCGACATGAACGAGTTCGCGGCGATGAACGCCATCTACGCCGACTACTTCCAGGCCCCCTACCCCGCCCGCAGCACCGTGCAGGTCGCCCGCCTCCCGCGCGACGTGCGAGTGGAGATCGAGGTGCTGGCCGAACGGCATTAG